One genomic region from Fictibacillus marinisediminis encodes:
- a CDS encoding sensor histidine kinase: MKLFIREQLPLALIYILQLLVILLIYRLDGHTDWKISLYACLLSSCLFGGYLVYRYITNRSFYQKLTTPLSSLNDLKFSPQDAPLPESLEQFQKELIRHYKMDIYNYKHKLDHHIQFINQWVHQMKTPLSVIHLMVQDRDDEFSQSVKDELDRLKKGLEMVLYTARLDTFDRDFYAETLDLSELVKKVTSSQKRLFIRNRIYPELAIEKGSSITSDEKWVSFLITQLITNAVRYTEIPGEKVVFRSFIQDGKTGLEVIDHGVGIPKSDLPRVFDPYFTGENGRHFQESTGMGLFIAKQICDRLGHRISIDSVSGSGTTVRILF; encoded by the coding sequence ATGAAGCTTTTTATTCGTGAACAACTGCCGCTTGCTTTGATTTACATTCTTCAGCTTCTGGTCATTCTGTTAATCTATCGTTTGGACGGGCATACCGACTGGAAAATCAGCCTGTATGCGTGTCTTCTGAGTTCCTGTCTATTCGGTGGATATCTGGTTTACAGATATATAACCAACCGTTCTTTTTATCAAAAATTAACTACACCCCTATCATCGTTGAATGATTTAAAGTTCAGCCCGCAGGATGCTCCTTTGCCTGAAAGCCTGGAACAGTTTCAAAAGGAGCTCATCCGGCATTATAAAATGGACATCTACAATTACAAGCATAAGCTTGATCACCATATTCAGTTCATCAACCAATGGGTGCATCAGATGAAAACGCCGCTGTCGGTCATTCACCTTATGGTTCAGGACCGAGACGATGAATTTTCGCAGTCGGTGAAAGACGAATTGGACCGGCTGAAAAAAGGATTGGAAATGGTGTTATATACCGCACGGCTTGATACGTTTGACCGTGACTTTTATGCAGAGACCCTCGATCTTTCAGAACTTGTAAAAAAAGTGACGTCCAGTCAGAAGCGGCTGTTCATTCGTAATCGGATTTATCCGGAGCTGGCAATTGAAAAAGGCAGCAGCATTACCTCTGATGAAAAATGGGTTTCTTTCCTCATCACCCAACTTATTACCAATGCGGTTCGCTACACAGAAATCCCTGGAGAAAAGGTAGTTTTCCGCTCCTTTATACAGGATGGAAAAACGGGATTGGAAGTGATCGATCATGGAGTAGGAATCCCTAAAAGCGATCTTCCAAGGGTGTTTGATCCTTATTTTACGGGTGAAAACGGCCGCCATTTTCAGGAATCTACAGGAATGGGCCTGTTTATTGCCAAGCAGATCTGCGATAGACTTGGCCATCGGATTTCCATCGACTCGGTTTCCGGTTCAGGCACGACCGTCAGAATTCTCTTCTAA
- a CDS encoding fatty acid desaturase family protein, producing the protein MKELHSFGWYASRITPNLSKDVFKPVPARLWGGFAYLLIVVTGFLAIGLFDLHMVLNIVIAGVLGASFAGMGFLGHEILHGTVVKKSWLRNFLGAVAFWPLSTGPRLWRKWHNMNHHVHTQHDEKDPDAWPNLEKFVQNSFLRAIYRLPFGVRAFFSFLSLSIQFTIHGTMMFIEYIKDFNPKNRPAVLLQTVLPWATWIGLLFWIGPIKWLFAFLIPLLIANFIVMSYISTNHRLNPLTSVNDPLANSLTVTVPKWVNVLHFNFSYHTEHHLFPSMSPKYYPIVKQHIKKMWPERYHEMKMSKAMKALWNTPRIYFKDNELIDPHKQYTFGTLGNGLASGKPSHSDGLKKTV; encoded by the coding sequence ATTAAAGAACTTCATTCGTTTGGATGGTACGCATCCCGTATTACCCCGAATCTATCAAAAGACGTTTTTAAACCTGTTCCAGCTCGGCTGTGGGGAGGATTTGCATATCTGTTAATTGTTGTGACTGGTTTTTTAGCGATTGGGCTTTTTGACCTCCACATGGTTTTAAATATAGTGATTGCAGGCGTATTGGGTGCATCGTTTGCCGGTATGGGCTTCTTGGGCCATGAAATTCTTCACGGCACGGTAGTCAAGAAGAGCTGGCTTAGAAATTTTTTGGGTGCCGTGGCGTTTTGGCCGCTTAGCACAGGTCCGAGACTTTGGAGAAAATGGCATAATATGAATCATCATGTACACACACAACACGACGAAAAGGATCCTGATGCATGGCCAAACCTTGAAAAGTTTGTTCAGAATTCTTTCCTTCGAGCCATATATCGCTTGCCTTTTGGGGTACGCGCATTCTTTAGTTTTTTATCGTTAAGTATTCAATTTACGATTCACGGTACCATGATGTTTATTGAATATATCAAGGACTTTAATCCAAAAAACCGTCCGGCTGTATTGCTGCAAACCGTTTTGCCCTGGGCAACATGGATTGGTCTGTTGTTCTGGATCGGGCCTATTAAGTGGTTGTTTGCCTTTCTCATCCCTCTATTAATCGCTAATTTTATTGTGATGAGCTACATTTCCACCAATCATAGGCTTAATCCGTTAACGTCAGTAAATGATCCGCTTGCAAACAGTCTTACCGTAACTGTCCCTAAATGGGTGAATGTGCTTCATTTTAATTTTTCCTATCATACGGAGCATCATTTGTTTCCAAGTATGAGCCCGAAATATTACCCGATCGTTAAGCAGCATATTAAAAAGATGTGGCCAGAGCGGTATCACGAAATGAAAATGAGCAAGGCCATGAAAGCTCTGTGGAATACACCAAGAATCTATTTTAAAGATAATGAATTGATTGACCCGCACAAGCAGTATACGTTCGGAACGCTGGGCAACGGCTTAGCTTCCGGAAAACCATCTCATTCTGACGGGTTGAAAAAAACAGTATAA
- a CDS encoding ABC transporter ATP-binding protein: protein MPILNVKHLTKVYEGKASHKALENINFSIEKGEFAGIMGPSGSGKTTLLNLIATIDSPTSGEVIINNRNPHQLNRKETSLFRRHELGFVFQNFNLLDTLTVEENIVLPLTLDGEPVKEMEQKLMAVTKKLGIDSILKKRTYEISGGQMQRTAIARAIIHEPSLILADEPTGNLDSKSSRDVMETLSAINKNEGATALMVTHDAVAASYCHRVIFIKDGQLYNEIYRGDNRQAFFQKIIDMLALLGGDSHDLSTVRL, encoded by the coding sequence ATGCCCATCTTGAACGTAAAACACCTAACCAAAGTATACGAAGGCAAAGCCTCCCATAAAGCATTGGAAAACATAAACTTTTCCATTGAAAAAGGAGAATTCGCAGGAATCATGGGACCTTCAGGCAGCGGTAAAACTACGCTGCTGAACCTCATTGCTACCATTGACTCTCCGACGTCCGGAGAAGTTATCATCAACAATCGCAATCCTCATCAATTAAACCGTAAAGAAACCTCACTCTTCAGGCGCCACGAGCTAGGTTTTGTATTTCAAAACTTTAATTTGCTCGATACGCTGACAGTGGAAGAAAACATTGTTCTCCCGCTTACCCTTGATGGTGAACCAGTAAAAGAGATGGAACAAAAACTGATGGCGGTAACAAAAAAATTAGGAATCGACTCCATCCTAAAAAAGAGAACGTATGAAATTTCAGGAGGACAGATGCAGCGTACGGCCATCGCCCGGGCAATCATTCACGAGCCTTCACTCATCTTGGCGGATGAGCCGACAGGAAATCTGGATTCCAAATCGTCTCGGGATGTGATGGAAACTCTCTCTGCTATCAACAAGAATGAAGGAGCCACCGCGTTAATGGTCACACATGATGCCGTTGCCGCAAGTTATTGCCATAGAGTCATCTTTATTAAGGATGGCCAGCTGTATAATGAGATTTACCGTGGTGATAACCGTCAGGCGTTCTTCCAGAAGATCATTGATATGCTTGCTTTGCTTGGGGGTGACAGCCATGACCTTTCCACAGTTCGCCTTTAA
- a CDS encoding NAD(P)H-dependent flavin oxidoreductase has product MSKKLPEHFVNQLELPVISAPMFLVSSPELVIEGCKSGIIGSFPLLNARTNEVLDEWMLRITEELKQAKAQDPECKIAPWAVNIIVHKTNKRYKQDLELIRKHQPPVVITSLGHPGEVVEIVHQYGGLVFSDVIHLVHAKKAAQTGVDGLILVCNGAGGHAGTINPIAFIGAVKEFWDGITILAGCINNGQDILAAEALGADLAYMGTRFIAASESFASNEYKEMLIESSFEDLIYTDAFSGVNANYLVSSIRNAGLDPDQLKKKEAVDMSLLDSSDARAWKDIWSAGQGVNRIKEVTPVHQIIGDLKNEYDQTLQFLVKKTENIISSK; this is encoded by the coding sequence ATGTCCAAAAAATTGCCAGAACATTTCGTCAATCAGCTTGAATTGCCCGTTATCTCTGCTCCCATGTTCCTTGTTTCAAGCCCTGAACTCGTCATCGAAGGCTGCAAATCAGGCATCATCGGTTCTTTTCCGCTGCTCAATGCACGAACGAATGAGGTGCTCGATGAATGGATGCTTCGCATTACAGAAGAATTAAAACAGGCAAAGGCTCAGGATCCTGAATGTAAAATTGCTCCATGGGCTGTAAACATCATTGTACATAAAACAAACAAGAGATATAAGCAGGATCTTGAGCTCATCCGAAAGCATCAGCCTCCTGTCGTTATCACCTCCCTCGGACATCCGGGGGAAGTGGTCGAAATCGTCCATCAATACGGCGGTCTCGTGTTCTCGGATGTCATTCATCTTGTTCATGCCAAAAAAGCCGCCCAAACCGGTGTTGACGGACTGATTCTGGTATGCAACGGCGCCGGCGGACATGCCGGAACCATTAATCCGATCGCCTTTATCGGTGCAGTAAAGGAATTTTGGGACGGAATCACCATCCTTGCCGGATGCATTAATAATGGGCAGGATATCCTGGCTGCCGAAGCACTCGGAGCTGACCTCGCCTACATGGGGACCCGTTTTATAGCAGCATCCGAAAGCTTCGCAAGCAATGAATATAAGGAGATGCTGATCGAATCATCCTTTGAGGACCTCATTTATACGGATGCGTTCAGCGGAGTAAACGCCAACTATCTCGTTTCTAGTATTCGCAATGCCGGACTTGACCCTGACCAGTTGAAGAAAAAAGAAGCTGTTGATATGTCCCTTTTAGATTCCTCTGATGCCAGGGCATGGAAAGATATCTGGTCAGCTGGTCAAGGTGTAAACAGAATTAAAGAAGTAACGCCGGTTCATCAAATTATTGGCGATCTAAAAAATGAATATGATCAAACACTGCAATTTTTAGTCAAAAAAACAGAGAATATCATATCTAGCAAGTAA
- a CDS encoding DUF6359 domain-containing protein, giving the protein MKTKSYKKVFSLALIMVFIASMLSPMVSSKAIAADVISVSDAISSNTGSDKTVEGYIVGAVKGGSGTSISFQLSAPFIQDTNLAIADSPNETDKTKILPVQLPAGAVRDGLNLKAHPENLGKKVQITGDLMAYFSVPGHKNAKSFSFVGDTPSEPQAEPVTASPDSGLLKTGTKIALTTATENAAIYYTLDGTNPTSSSNRYSEPLTINEDATVKAIAIKDGLKNSEISSFKYTVAFTGLRIHDIQGASHQSPFANKSVADVEGVVTHVVDANNFYMQDTTPDLDENTSDGILIYQKNHGLKSGDAVKVTGQVKEWVLEGYADKLKTDLPVTEINAENGGSVTVTESGHALPAPVVLGDKGRHIPTQIIDNDNFGLFDPKEDGIDFYESLEGMRVEVDNPKIVAPQNYGELVVVTNNKGNTPFNTSGAINISKADYNPERIFVDINDSSFIAKSGDYFKGNITGVMSYSFSNYKVLTNKDQLPTFVECKTKRETTKLLGKNKKLTIASFNVENFSANKDGKDGTSDEKAGRIADSIVHNLNAPDIVGLIEMQDGDGPVNDGKTDAKDSADRLINEIKAKGGPSYEYTDIAPIDVKDGGIPGGNIRVAFIYNPDRVSLAPGTKGTATQAVEYKNGKLSLNPGRIDPTNPAFENSRKPLAAQFMFNGEKVTVIANHFNSKGGDQPMFGKNQPPVLSSEVQRLQIAGIVNNFVKSIKADDPKANVVLLGDFNDFEFTPALEEVKGNELSDMIQEVPYPERYSYSYQGNAQVLDHILVSNNLKKDTNVDIVHINSQFMEQHGRASDHDPVVVQVKLKEDCGLHKFKKAN; this is encoded by the coding sequence ATGAAGACAAAGAGCTACAAAAAGGTATTCAGCCTTGCATTGATTATGGTGTTTATCGCCAGCATGCTTTCTCCAATGGTTTCCAGTAAAGCCATTGCTGCCGATGTGATCTCGGTATCCGATGCCATTTCCAGTAATACCGGATCCGATAAAACTGTCGAAGGATACATTGTCGGTGCAGTGAAAGGCGGAAGCGGAACATCTATTTCATTTCAGCTGTCGGCTCCGTTCATACAAGACACAAACCTCGCGATTGCTGATTCTCCAAATGAAACCGATAAAACAAAAATCCTTCCTGTCCAGCTGCCGGCTGGAGCAGTTAGAGACGGTTTAAATCTGAAGGCCCATCCTGAAAACCTCGGTAAAAAAGTTCAAATTACCGGTGACTTAATGGCTTATTTCTCCGTTCCGGGACATAAGAACGCAAAAAGCTTTTCGTTCGTTGGAGATACTCCTTCAGAACCTCAAGCTGAGCCAGTTACTGCTTCCCCTGACTCTGGATTGTTGAAAACCGGAACAAAAATAGCTTTGACGACGGCTACCGAAAATGCTGCGATCTATTACACTCTGGACGGAACCAATCCAACATCCAGCAGTAACCGATACAGTGAACCACTTACCATTAATGAAGATGCAACCGTAAAAGCGATCGCCATCAAAGACGGCCTTAAAAACAGTGAAATCTCTTCTTTTAAATATACGGTCGCATTCACAGGGCTTCGAATTCACGACATTCAAGGAGCTTCGCACCAGTCTCCATTCGCAAATAAATCAGTTGCGGATGTAGAGGGTGTTGTAACTCACGTGGTCGATGCCAACAACTTCTATATGCAGGACACCACCCCTGACCTTGATGAAAATACTTCAGATGGCATCCTGATTTATCAAAAGAACCACGGCTTAAAAAGCGGGGATGCTGTCAAAGTGACTGGCCAAGTAAAAGAATGGGTGCTTGAAGGATATGCGGATAAATTAAAAACTGATCTTCCTGTTACTGAAATCAACGCAGAAAACGGGGGCTCTGTTACCGTAACGGAAAGTGGACATGCCCTCCCGGCTCCTGTGGTACTTGGAGATAAAGGCAGACATATTCCAACACAAATCATTGATAATGACAATTTCGGGCTTTTTGACCCTAAAGAAGACGGAATCGATTTTTATGAAAGTTTAGAAGGCATGCGTGTCGAAGTGGATAACCCGAAAATCGTTGCTCCTCAAAACTACGGGGAACTGGTAGTTGTGACGAACAACAAAGGTAACACACCGTTTAATACTTCCGGAGCCATTAATATTTCAAAAGCAGACTACAACCCTGAACGAATCTTCGTGGATATTAACGACAGCAGCTTTATTGCTAAATCCGGAGATTACTTCAAAGGCAATATAACCGGGGTCATGAGCTACAGCTTCAGCAACTATAAAGTACTGACGAACAAAGACCAGCTCCCAACCTTTGTGGAATGCAAAACGAAACGCGAAACAACAAAGCTTCTAGGAAAAAATAAAAAATTAACGATCGCCAGCTTTAACGTAGAGAACTTCTCTGCCAACAAAGATGGCAAAGACGGTACGAGCGATGAAAAAGCGGGACGAATCGCTGACTCGATCGTTCATAACCTGAATGCACCTGACATTGTAGGATTAATAGAAATGCAAGATGGTGACGGACCGGTAAACGATGGAAAGACCGATGCAAAGGACAGCGCTGATCGTCTCATCAATGAAATTAAAGCAAAAGGCGGACCTTCTTACGAATATACTGACATCGCTCCCATTGATGTCAAGGACGGAGGGATTCCTGGCGGGAACATCCGTGTAGCCTTTATTTACAACCCTGATCGCGTGTCTCTTGCTCCTGGAACAAAAGGAACAGCAACACAAGCTGTTGAATACAAGAATGGCAAGCTTTCATTAAACCCAGGGCGTATCGATCCGACGAACCCTGCCTTTGAAAACAGCCGTAAGCCACTTGCTGCACAATTTATGTTTAACGGAGAAAAAGTAACCGTAATCGCCAATCATTTTAATTCAAAAGGCGGAGATCAGCCAATGTTCGGCAAAAATCAGCCGCCTGTATTAAGCAGTGAGGTTCAGCGTCTGCAAATTGCCGGCATCGTCAACAACTTCGTAAAAAGCATTAAAGCCGATGATCCAAAAGCAAATGTTGTACTGCTAGGTGATTTTAACGATTTTGAATTTACCCCTGCCCTTGAAGAGGTAAAAGGAAATGAACTTTCCGATATGATTCAGGAAGTTCCATACCCAGAACGCTACTCTTATTCTTACCAAGGCAATGCTCAGGTGCTGGACCACATCCTCGTGTCCAACAACCTGAAAAAAGACACAAATGTAGATATCGTCCACATTAATTCTCAGTTCATGGAACAGCATGGCCGTGCGAGTGATCATGATCCAGTTGTTGTTCAAGTGAAACTAAAGGAAGACTGCGGCTTGCATAAGTTTAAAAAAGCCAACTAA
- a CDS encoding arsenic transporter produces MVSITVLSFLLTLIFIFWRPFDVNEAVPATIGAIIVLLCGTVSLHDLGKIAETISGAAITIMATIVMAIVLESFGFFNWMAQILAEKSKGSGIRLFWNVNLLCFFMTLFFNNDGSILITTPILILLLKHFRLKNHQKIPYLLSGALIATASSAPIGVSNIVNLIALKIVGMDLYMHTAMMFVPATLGLVFLVLLLYMYFYKKLPRKLPQGPINFSNPKSHPLMPENTPVLKNQDSFMYKILLFVFCVRISLFVASYIGIPVEAMAVFGSLVLLGWRWIYLKINPMDMLKKTPWHILIFAFSMYVIIYGLHNIGLTDALVHVLKPYVAKHHLYASLLMGGTLSVLSNLFNNHPALMVGTLTLTNMGLDPLTLKVAYLANVIGSDVGSLLLPIGTLATLMWMHLLKKGNVKISWKHYFKVTIVVIPPTVIFTLVCLYYWVHWLF; encoded by the coding sequence ATGGTGTCTATCACTGTTCTCTCCTTTCTTCTCACCTTGATTTTCATTTTTTGGCGTCCTTTTGATGTCAACGAGGCCGTGCCTGCAACGATAGGAGCGATCATCGTATTGTTGTGCGGAACCGTCTCCCTCCATGATCTTGGCAAAATAGCTGAAACTATCAGTGGTGCTGCCATTACCATCATGGCTACCATTGTAATGGCAATCGTTTTAGAGAGTTTTGGATTCTTTAATTGGATGGCACAAATACTGGCCGAGAAGTCAAAAGGCTCTGGTATCCGACTGTTTTGGAATGTGAATTTACTTTGTTTTTTCATGACTCTATTCTTTAACAACGATGGAAGCATTCTAATCACAACGCCCATCTTGATACTGCTCCTGAAACATTTTCGTTTAAAGAATCACCAGAAAATACCTTACTTGCTTTCCGGTGCACTCATTGCTACAGCATCCAGCGCCCCGATCGGAGTAAGCAATATCGTAAACTTGATTGCCTTAAAAATTGTGGGCATGGACCTCTATATGCACACAGCCATGATGTTTGTACCGGCAACTCTAGGCCTTGTTTTCCTCGTCCTTCTGCTTTATATGTACTTTTATAAGAAGCTGCCACGCAAACTGCCACAGGGTCCCATTAATTTTTCAAATCCAAAATCACATCCTCTGATGCCTGAAAATACCCCCGTTCTAAAAAATCAGGATTCCTTCATGTACAAGATTCTCCTCTTCGTGTTTTGTGTAAGAATCAGCTTGTTCGTTGCTTCTTACATTGGCATACCGGTCGAAGCCATGGCTGTTTTTGGTTCACTTGTTCTCTTAGGATGGCGATGGATCTATCTGAAAATAAATCCTATGGATATGTTGAAAAAAACGCCTTGGCACATCCTTATATTTGCCTTCAGTATGTATGTCATTATCTACGGACTCCACAATATCGGGTTAACGGATGCACTTGTTCATGTCCTGAAACCTTATGTGGCCAAGCATCACCTGTACGCAAGTCTGCTGATGGGCGGCACGCTCTCAGTTCTTTCCAATTTGTTTAACAATCACCCCGCTCTGATGGTAGGGACTTTGACACTGACGAATATGGGCCTCGATCCCCTCACCTTAAAGGTAGCTTACCTTGCCAACGTAATTGGAAGTGATGTCGGATCCCTGCTCTTGCCTATCGGTACGCTCGCCACTTTAATGTGGATGCATCTGCTAAAAAAAGGCAATGTGAAAATCAGCTGGAAACATTATTTTAAAGTCACAATCGTGGTCATTCCACCGACTGTGATCTTCACCTTGGTCTGTTTATATTACTGGGTCCATTGGTTATTTTAA
- a CDS encoding response regulator transcription factor produces MLKIFIVEDDTRLVELLENFLQKYGFITYAVKNFDAVTADFQAFDPHIVLLDINLPKFDGFYWCRQIRVVSTCPVLFVSAREGKMDQVMALENGADDYITKPFDYEIVLAKINSLLRRAYGTYASNQNGRNINVHNLILDVERLCISYGEQQAELSYTEAKILDELMRKSEHVVSRDRLLEKIWDDQTFVDDNTLNVYVTRVRKKLAQLKITNAIQTVRGQGYRLMPNWSSR; encoded by the coding sequence ATGCTTAAAATCTTTATCGTAGAAGATGACACCCGCCTTGTTGAATTACTGGAAAACTTTTTGCAGAAGTATGGATTTATAACGTACGCCGTCAAAAATTTTGATGCTGTGACAGCAGATTTTCAAGCGTTCGATCCCCATATCGTTCTGCTGGATATTAACCTTCCGAAGTTTGATGGCTTCTATTGGTGCAGACAGATTCGCGTGGTATCCACATGCCCTGTCCTGTTCGTATCAGCAAGAGAAGGAAAGATGGATCAGGTGATGGCGCTCGAAAACGGAGCCGATGATTATATTACTAAACCCTTTGACTATGAAATCGTACTGGCCAAAATTAACAGTCTGCTCAGACGAGCCTATGGAACTTATGCCTCAAATCAAAATGGCCGAAATATTAATGTTCACAATCTCATCCTGGATGTTGAACGCTTATGCATCAGTTACGGAGAACAGCAGGCAGAACTTAGCTATACAGAAGCCAAAATTCTCGATGAGCTGATGAGAAAATCTGAACATGTCGTAAGCCGTGACCGTCTGCTTGAAAAGATATGGGACGACCAAACCTTTGTAGACGATAACACGCTGAATGTGTATGTTACGAGAGTTCGAAAAAAACTGGCTCAGCTTAAGATCACGAATGCCATTCAAACCGTCCGCGGACAGGGATACCGGCTGATGCCGAACTGGAGCAGCAGATGA
- a CDS encoding DUF2642 domain-containing protein: protein MKNDLSKEFQELLDNTVSIEVSGGHHHAGVLVDLGPDIFVLFNGMEYLYIPSIHVHNIRKITELAEEPIVAPAEVPIDHHTDKISFRKTLMNAKGLFVKIYVTGNKTLHGYITSVMNDYFVFYSPVYKTMYITLSHLKWLIPYKDNVTPYTLSVTSLPISHSSLPLARTFDEQCKKLENQMIVLDLGDHLQKTGLLKKVFEHKLALTNAEGETVFWNLHHLKIIYAI, encoded by the coding sequence ATGAAGAATGATTTAAGTAAAGAGTTTCAAGAATTATTGGACAATACCGTCTCAATTGAAGTATCTGGCGGGCACCATCACGCAGGAGTTCTAGTTGATTTGGGACCGGACATTTTTGTATTATTTAATGGCATGGAGTACCTATACATCCCCTCTATCCATGTCCATAACATTCGAAAAATAACTGAGCTGGCAGAAGAACCGATAGTAGCTCCTGCGGAAGTTCCGATTGACCATCATACTGATAAAATATCGTTCAGAAAAACGTTAATGAACGCCAAAGGGCTTTTTGTTAAAATCTATGTGACCGGGAACAAGACTCTACACGGCTACATTACAAGCGTCATGAATGACTATTTTGTCTTCTATTCGCCGGTATATAAAACAATGTATATTACACTCAGCCACTTAAAATGGCTGATTCCCTATAAAGATAACGTCACTCCTTATACGCTCAGCGTAACAAGTTTGCCGATCAGCCACAGCTCCCTCCCCCTCGCACGCACATTTGATGAACAATGCAAAAAACTTGAGAATCAAATGATCGTTCTTGATCTGGGAGACCATCTGCAAAAAACAGGTTTATTGAAAAAAGTCTTTGAACATAAGCTTGCACTAACCAATGCTGAGGGCGAAACTGTCTTTTGGAACCTTCATCACCTCAAAATTATTTACGCGATATAA
- a CDS encoding Lrp/AsnC family transcriptional regulator, whose amino-acid sequence MDAKERELLQLIEKSGRLETSTIAKLMGISEEETKQIIEKLENEKVILGYSAIINWTKGTDEGAVTAMIDVKVTPKRGVGFDKVAERIYRFPEVKAVYLMSGVYDLSVSIEGKTMAEVGRFVSEKLSTIDSVISTTTHFILKKYKHDGLVFSENEEDKRIVVSP is encoded by the coding sequence ATGGATGCGAAAGAACGTGAATTGCTGCAGCTTATTGAAAAAAGCGGCCGCCTGGAAACATCAACAATTGCCAAACTGATGGGCATATCAGAAGAGGAAACGAAACAGATTATTGAAAAGCTTGAAAACGAAAAAGTCATTCTGGGATATTCAGCCATCATCAATTGGACAAAGGGGACAGATGAGGGAGCAGTCACCGCGATGATCGACGTCAAGGTCACACCTAAGCGCGGAGTAGGGTTTGATAAAGTGGCTGAACGGATCTACCGTTTTCCAGAAGTGAAAGCGGTCTATCTCATGTCAGGTGTCTACGATTTGTCAGTTTCCATTGAAGGGAAAACAATGGCTGAAGTCGGAAGATTTGTCTCTGAAAAACTATCAACCATCGATTCTGTTATTTCAACGACCACCCATTTTATCTTGAAAAAATACAAGCATGACGGACTTGTATTTAGTGAGAATGAGGAAGATAAACGAATTGTGGTGTCGCCATGA
- a CDS encoding aminotransferase — translation MITEQTSKYLSNNVQAIQPSGIRRFFDLASSMENVISLGVGEPDFVTPWNVIEASYHSLEQGYTAYTANAGLLELRKEISRYMRRRFGVTYSAEDEMVVTVGASQAIDIALRAVVNPGEEVIVVEPSFVSYAPTVTLAGGVPVPVHTYSKDEFKLQPEQIEAAVTERTKAILLCSPNNPTGTVLSISDLVKIAEVVERHDLLVISDEIYAELTYDEPYTSFPAVRNMRERTILISGFSKAFAMTGWRLGFACGPKDILQAMLKIHQYTMMCAPTMAQHAALEALVNGQKDVVRMKESYRQRRSLVTHALEELGLSCHIPGGAFYVFPSIEKTGLSSEEFAEQLLMKEQVAVVPGSVFGVSGEGHVRCSYATSIQKLEEAMRRIDRFVKTL, via the coding sequence ATGATTACAGAACAGACGTCAAAATATTTATCGAATAACGTGCAGGCAATCCAGCCATCCGGTATCCGCCGTTTTTTTGATCTGGCTTCATCCATGGAAAATGTTATTTCATTGGGGGTTGGTGAACCGGACTTTGTGACGCCCTGGAACGTCATTGAAGCGAGCTATCATTCTCTTGAACAAGGATACACAGCGTATACGGCGAATGCAGGGCTGCTCGAGTTGAGAAAGGAAATCTCCCGCTACATGAGGAGGCGTTTTGGCGTTACCTATAGTGCAGAGGATGAAATGGTTGTTACGGTGGGTGCCTCACAGGCGATCGACATTGCGCTGCGTGCCGTCGTAAATCCCGGTGAAGAAGTCATTGTCGTTGAGCCGAGCTTCGTTTCGTATGCTCCAACCGTAACGCTGGCTGGGGGTGTACCCGTTCCGGTTCATACATACAGTAAAGATGAGTTCAAGCTGCAGCCTGAGCAAATTGAGGCAGCGGTCACTGAAAGAACGAAAGCCATCCTGTTATGCAGCCCGAATAATCCTACAGGAACCGTTTTGTCCATAAGTGATCTAGTAAAAATTGCAGAAGTAGTAGAGAGGCATGATCTGCTCGTCATCTCAGATGAAATCTATGCTGAGCTAACCTATGATGAACCATATACAAGTTTTCCTGCGGTTAGGAACATGCGTGAACGTACCATCTTGATCTCGGGTTTTTCAAAAGCGTTTGCGATGACTGGATGGAGACTGGGCTTTGCTTGCGGACCAAAAGATATCCTGCAGGCAATGCTTAAGATTCATCAGTATACGATGATGTGCGCACCGACGATGGCGCAGCATGCTGCCCTTGAGGCACTTGTGAACGGACAGAAGGACGTGGTGAGAATGAAGGAAAGCTATCGCCAGCGCCGCAGTCTGGTCACCCATGCCCTGGAGGAATTGGGGCTCTCCTGCCATATTCCAGGGGGAGCATTTTATGTCTTTCCTTCCATCGAGAAGACAGGACTGAGTTCCGAAGAGTTTGCCGAACAGCTTTTGATGAAAGAGCAGGTAGCAGTCGTACCGGGAAGTGTATTCGGTGTGAGCGGGGAAGGGCATGTAAGATGTTCATATGCCACTTCGATTCAAAAGCTCGAAGAAGCCATGCGCCGAATCGATCGGTTTGTGAAGACATTATAG